The Herpetosiphonaceae bacterium genomic sequence CGTCGGTAACAAAGGAGGTGAGCCAGGTCGTTGGCGAGACGCGTCTCTTGCACGTCCGCCAAGACGCGCATATTCGACTGTCGATCCTCGCGGCCCAAACTCGCCCTATCCCGGCCAGCGTAGCGTCGTTGGCTCGCAACTTCGTGCAGGCAATGCAAACACCCGATCACAGCAGTGAGGAGCATCCAAAGTTTATGAAGCTCATGCCCAAGCCCCAGCGTATGGCAACGCTCCTGGCGCTGGTCATGCTGGTCCTCAGCGTGCCCGCCAGCGTCCTTGGTCGTCCCGCCGATATTGAAGCGGAGCACAGCCCCACGCGCGAGCGCGACGACGCCCGCACCTACGTTATCCATGGCTCCTTCACCAGGGAGCAGCGCACCGAGATCGCCCGCACCGGCGCGGCGATCGAGCACATCGCCGACGATGAGCTCGAAGTGATCGCCACGCCGCACGAGATTCGGCAGATCCGCGCTCGTGGCTACAACCCGGAGGAACTGGCGGCGATTCAGGACTTCCCGCCCGCCGACTCGGCCTACCATAACTACACCGAGATGAGCAACGAGATCGCTGCCGTTGCCAGCGCCTACCCCAGCATCGTCAGACGCTTCAGCATCGGCAAGTCGTATCAGAACCGCGACCTCTGGGCCGTCAAGATCAGCGATAACGTCGGGGTGGACGAGAGCGAGCCGGAGGTGCTCTTCATCGGCCTGCACCATGCCCGCGAGCACCTGACCGTCGAGATGACGCTCTACATCATGAACGAGCTGGCGAAGAAGTACGGCGTCGACTCGCGCATCACCAATATCGTCAACACGCGCGAGATCTACATCGTCTTCAACCTCAATCCCGACGGCGGCGAGTACGATGTGCTCAACGACTACTACCATAGCTGGCGCAAGAACCGGCAGCCCAACAGCGGCTCGTCCTACGTCGGCACCGACCTCAACCGCAACTACAGCTACAAGTGGGGCTGCTGCGGCGGCTCCAGCGGCAGCCCATCCAGCGACACCTATCGCGGCCCGTCGGCCTTCTCCGCGCCGGAAACCGCCCGATTGCGCGACTTCGTTAACAGCCGTGTGATCAACGGCAGGCAGCAGATTCGAGGCTCGATCAGCTTCCACACCTACAGCGAGCTGATCCTGTGGCCCTATGGCTACACCTACACCAATGTGCCCGCCGATATGACGGTCGACGATTACAACGTCTTCTCCACGGTAGGCCGCGCCATGGCCGCGACCAACAACTACACGCCGCAGCAGGCCAGCGATCTGTATATTGCCGACGGCAACTCGGATGACTGGCTGTACGGCGCGCACAAGATCTTTGCCTTTACGTTCGAGATGTATCCCAGGACTTCCAGCCCGGGCTTCTACCCGCCGGATGAGTACATCGGCCCGCAGACCAGCCGCAACCGCGAGGCCGTGCTGTACTTCATGGAAAAGGCTAACTGCTACTA encodes the following:
- a CDS encoding M14 family metallopeptidase, coding for MKLMPKPQRMATLLALVMLVLSVPASVLGRPADIEAEHSPTRERDDARTYVIHGSFTREQRTEIARTGAAIEHIADDELEVIATPHEIRQIRARGYNPEELAAIQDFPPADSAYHNYTEMSNEIAAVASAYPSIVRRFSIGKSYQNRDLWAVKISDNVGVDESEPEVLFIGLHHAREHLTVEMTLYIMNELAKKYGVDSRITNIVNTREIYIVFNLNPDGGEYDVLNDYYHSWRKNRQPNSGSSYVGTDLNRNYSYKWGCCGGSSGSPSSDTYRGPSAFSAPETARLRDFVNSRVINGRQQIRGSISFHTYSELILWPYGYTYTNVPADMTVDDYNVFSTVGRAMAATNNYTPQQASDLYIADGNSDDWLYGAHKIFAFTFEMYPRTSSPGFYPPDEYIGPQTSRNREAVLYFMEKANCYYSTIGKTCV